The genome window ATTCTCTCGTAACGGTACTAGCGTTGGCCATCTGCTTCGTCGGACGATCTGCCCTTGGGGGGATGAGCGGGCTTCTAAGCTTCCGTGTAGCACAGTTGCTGGGCCAAGACCTCAAGGTGAAGCTGCTGGAGCACATGACAAGCTTGTCCGCCGATTGGCACGAACGAACCTTGCTCGGCGATAAGCTCAGTCGGATCGATCAGGATGTCACCCAGATCTCTCAATTTGGATCAGAACTCGCGAACTCAGTGGTACGGGCGATTGTCTTCTTTGCTGTCAACCTCGTCATCATGTTCCTATTGAACTGGAGAATGACACTGCTAGTCCTCCCTCTCTTGCCCGCGTTTCTTTGTGTCCGCCGAAGGTTTCGTAAACTAATCGAACTCCGGGCGGACCTGGCGCAAGCGGAAATCGGTAAGGCGGCCGGCTATGTCACGGAGCATCTTGGCGCGGTACCCCAGATTCAGCTTCTGGGAGCCGAAGAGGCGCGCGTCGCACGCTCAGTAAATGCTTGGATGGATGTTCTAAAGGCGCAATGGGCTCAGCGGCGCACAGAAATCGCGTTCAGCATCGCGGTCACGAGCGTCTTGGCCTTTGCAATTCTTCTGGTGCTCGGATTTGGCGCCCACGAATACTTGCGCGGCCTGTTAAGCCTCGGCGGACTTGTAGCGTTCTATGCTTACGTCACCCGAATCTTCGAGCCGGTATCGACGGCCATGGAGCTGTACTCGCGAACTCAACGCATGTTGGCGAGCGCGCGACGAGTACGAGAGATCCTGCAGACGGTGTCGAGCGTTACGGACACCGGAACTGTTGCGGAAATGCCCGTACCCTTTGTTTCCGGCCTGACATGTGATGGAGTTTCTTTCTGGTATCGACCCGGTGAATTGATCCTCGATAAGGTGTCATTCAAGATTGGGTGCCAGGAACATGTAGCTCTCATCGGCGCGAGCGGATCAGGAAAGTCTACCCTCGCGCGTTTGCTTGCTCGAATCGCCGATCCCACATCCGGACTTATTACCCTCGAGGGAAGGCCCGCGGCCGACTACGCGCTGCAGGCATTGAGGCGCGCAGTCTGTTATGTCCCGCAGCAGCCCGTGCTCTTCTCTGGGACCATTCGCGACAACTTGCTCCTCGCAAACCCACGCGCGACCACTTCTGATCTTCACCGAATCATGGAGGTCACCCGACTGCAGTCAGTACTGGAATGTCTTCCAAATGGTTTGGACACAGTTCTCGGCCCGGAAGCTGCGGGACTCTCGGGAGGAGAGCGGCAACGACTTGCGATAGCGCGAGCCTTATTGCGTCAGCCGGCGATCCTGGTGCTCGATGAATCGACTTCCGCTCTCGATCTTCCGACAGAGCAGGCCGTATTGCGAGCAGTCGCCAAATGCTGCAACGGAAAGGCACTTGTGTTGATCTCGCATCGGCTTCGTTCTATAACGTGGGTCGACCGAATCATCGTTTTGGACACCGGAACAGTAACCGCTCAAGGATCTCATGCGACGCTCTATCGCGAGTGCGCGCTCTATCGAGATCTCTATGAGAGCGATGACGATCTGCAGTCGGAGGGCGATCCTGCGAACATCGTCAATGCATATGCTGACCTGATCGCGCAGCATCGATGAATGACTAGGCAACATTAGCGACTTGGGAGCGCCGCCTTTCGTCTCACAAATCCAGACCTGTCCCGGAATTGATAGGCGAGGCGAACGGGTAAGCTCGCCCCGCCATTTCTACTTGGCAGTACTTGCTTTCTTAGCAGCCGCTCGTTTTTTCGCGGCATCGGACATCTTCTTTCGAGTAGCCGCAGAGACAACCCGCTTCCCGGGCGCGGTCTTCACTGGAGAAGCCTTCTTGGCAGTCGTGTTCTTGCCTTTCGTCTTCACCGGTGCAACGGCAGTGGCATTTGCCTGTCCACGTGTTCCCGCAGCCGTTGCATCCTGCAAAAGAGAGTCACGAATCTGTGTGAGGCGCGTGATCCTCTTGGTAAGATCGGCAATCTCCTTGTTCAATTCTGCTACTGCACCAGGTACGCTCATCCATCCTCCAATTGGGCGGGCTTAACAGCGCCTGCGCCTCGCCAATCGTATCAAGTTCCGGAAAGCTCGTCGGAGAAGGGGCATAGGGATGGAATGCACCCAGAGGACCCAACAGTGCTTTCGATGCGCCACACGAGCTTAATAATGCACGAGATGGTCAGGGCTGATAGGACCGGAACGCCCAAGCGCATTCCGCACACATTCCGCTTCTCTTCAGCAAGTCTTACACGATGGGAAGAGAGATCAGGAACTCAGCACCTTGAGGTTCGAGGTTCCTTACCGCTACGTCGCCGCGATGTACCTGCGCCACCATCCGAACGAGGGCCAAGCCCAGACCCAGCGAACCGAACTTGGCAGGGCGGGTGAGATTCTCTCCTCGAAACGCAAACTCGAAGATTCTCGGAAGCACTTCCGGCGGTACGCCAGTGCCCGAGTCCGTAACCCGAATCTCTGCATTATCCCCTTTGCGGTTGACGCTGATTACAATCCATCCTCCGCTGGGTGTGTACTGGATCGCATTCGAGATCAAATTCTCTACGGCGCGTCGAAGCAAATTCTTTTCGATACGGAGGAGACCGGGATTCTGGTCGAACCGCAGATCCAGATGGATGCCTTTTTCAGCGGCCTCAAACTCGAAGACCTCCACGGCATGTTGAAGCATCAAGTCCAACGTAGTCTCGACGAAATTTCTATCGATGTTGCTTTCGAGGATCGCGAACTGACTAATGGAGGCAATGACTTCTGCCAACAGGGTAATTTCAAGATGCGCTGACTCCAGAATGGTCTCTCTCTCCTCCGGGTTCATGTTGCCGTCGAATTCGAGCGCTTCGATTCTCGAAAGCACTCTGCTCAATGGCGAGGCGAGATCATGGCTAAGGAATGCGAGCCATTCAAGGTGGAGCTTTTCCCTTGCCGCAACCTTTCTCTTCGATTCGCGCGCCTGTGCGATGAGGAGTTGTGCATTTGTGGCAAGATCGCGAATCTCGTGCTCAAGGAGCAACTGCCGCAAGGGAGATGACAATCGGTTCATTGCCTCGAAGCCGTCACCGACGCTGGAAGAAGATCCTTGAACCCCTTCGGCTACGACGATGCCTATCGACTTGCAAAGTTCGCGGAGAGACCTGCGGAAGAGCATTCGCGCGAGCCAAAACGCCGCTGTAAAAACTAGAGATGCAGCCGTAAACATTACCACGAGCGATCGCGGACCCATGATGAGTCCAAGAAGCTGTGGCGATGGGAACGAAGTCATTTGACAGACCACCTGGTCCGCCACAGAACATGACGACTACGCCACCTCTGATCGTTCGCAGAAGGACTGATGCCGGATGTCTCGCCATCGCATCGGCGAGTCTGGCCTTGTCTCAGCATCTCTGATCATGATGTACTTCGAACGGCTCTGGTTTTAGCTTCGAGATGACAGCCGGAAGTCGATAATCTCGTCTCACCGATGAACAGATCCTGAGAGAAGGGCCGAGCAACAGTCACTTCAAGAACAAAATCGCCCGAATGTTTTCGTGACGAATCTTTGGTGCAGAATAGCAATCACACGCCATTGGCGAATCTGAGTTCGTATTCTCAACTA of Acidicapsa ligni contains these proteins:
- a CDS encoding ABC transporter ATP-binding protein, whose amino-acid sequence is MKSTGDTRWLIGWLHPHARFVLFGLASSVAAGAVATADPLFMRHLIDVSLPQKKLADSLVTVLALAICFVGRSALGGMSGLLSFRVAQLLGQDLKVKLLEHMTSLSADWHERTLLGDKLSRIDQDVTQISQFGSELANSVVRAIVFFAVNLVIMFLLNWRMTLLVLPLLPAFLCVRRRFRKLIELRADLAQAEIGKAAGYVTEHLGAVPQIQLLGAEEARVARSVNAWMDVLKAQWAQRRTEIAFSIAVTSVLAFAILLVLGFGAHEYLRGLLSLGGLVAFYAYVTRIFEPVSTAMELYSRTQRMLASARRVREILQTVSSVTDTGTVAEMPVPFVSGLTCDGVSFWYRPGELILDKVSFKIGCQEHVALIGASGSGKSTLARLLARIADPTSGLITLEGRPAADYALQALRRAVCYVPQQPVLFSGTIRDNLLLANPRATTSDLHRIMEVTRLQSVLECLPNGLDTVLGPEAAGLSGGERQRLAIARALLRQPAILVLDESTSALDLPTEQAVLRAVAKCCNGKALVLISHRLRSITWVDRIIVLDTGTVTAQGSHATLYRECALYRDLYESDDDLQSEGDPANIVNAYADLIAQHR
- a CDS encoding sensor histidine kinase encodes the protein MTSFPSPQLLGLIMGPRSLVVMFTAASLVFTAAFWLARMLFRRSLRELCKSIGIVVAEGVQGSSSSVGDGFEAMNRLSSPLRQLLLEHEIRDLATNAQLLIAQARESKRKVAAREKLHLEWLAFLSHDLASPLSRVLSRIEALEFDGNMNPEERETILESAHLEITLLAEVIASISQFAILESNIDRNFVETTLDLMLQHAVEVFEFEAAEKGIHLDLRFDQNPGLLRIEKNLLRRAVENLISNAIQYTPSGGWIVISVNRKGDNAEIRVTDSGTGVPPEVLPRIFEFAFRGENLTRPAKFGSLGLGLALVRMVAQVHRGDVAVRNLEPQGAEFLISLPIV